A window of Modestobacter versicolor contains these coding sequences:
- a CDS encoding ABC transporter permease, which translates to MGAVIGRLVRAEWTKLLTTRVWIGLLLGSCVLVGGFATLFTAFAGNDDSGISPVGTADYEQLALAVSANATILFIVLGIIGTTQEYRHRTATPTFLASPHRGRVVIAKLVAYALAAIPMALVVIAVDVLVVSVYAGAKGAAPSLEGDNLRVLGGAWAALVIYTVIGVGVGALLRNQVGAIVGVLVYLFVVEGIISSIPATQGAYKWLPGGALEAMTATFNQTDLLSAWQGGLVLLGYGLLAAVLGTVLAVRRDVV; encoded by the coding sequence ATGGGTGCCGTCATCGGCCGGCTGGTCCGGGCAGAGTGGACCAAGCTGCTGACCACCCGGGTGTGGATCGGCCTGCTGCTGGGGTCCTGCGTGCTCGTCGGCGGGTTCGCGACCCTGTTCACCGCGTTCGCCGGCAACGACGACAGCGGGATCTCCCCCGTCGGCACCGCCGACTACGAGCAGCTGGCGCTGGCCGTCTCGGCCAACGCCACGATCCTGTTCATCGTGCTGGGCATCATCGGCACCACCCAGGAGTACCGGCACCGCACCGCGACGCCGACGTTCCTGGCCAGCCCGCACCGCGGGCGGGTGGTGATCGCCAAGCTGGTGGCCTACGCGCTGGCCGCGATCCCGATGGCGCTGGTCGTCATCGCCGTCGACGTGCTGGTGGTCTCGGTGTACGCCGGGGCCAAGGGCGCGGCCCCCTCGCTCGAGGGCGACAACCTGCGCGTGCTCGGCGGCGCCTGGGCCGCGCTGGTCATCTACACGGTGATCGGTGTCGGGGTGGGCGCGCTGCTGCGCAACCAGGTCGGCGCGATCGTCGGCGTGCTGGTCTACCTGTTCGTCGTCGAGGGGATCATCTCGAGCATCCCGGCGACCCAGGGGGCCTACAAGTGGCTGCCCGGCGGCGCCCTGGAGGCCATGACGGCCACCTTCAACCAGACCGACCTGCTCAGCGCGTGGCAGGGCGGCCTGGTGCTGCTCGGGTACGGGCTGCTGGCCGCCGTGCTGGGCACCGTGCTGGCCGTCCGGCGCGACGTCGTCTGA
- a CDS encoding ABC-F family ATP-binding cassette domain-containing protein: MSATLLARGLAAGHGARVLFTDLDLVVAPGDVVGLVGVNGAGKSTLLQTLAGVLPAEAGEIALSPPSATVGYLPQEAERRPGETVLDALARRTGVAAAQVAMDEALERLSEGAPGADDRYGDALERWLALGGADLAERAEEVVAAVAPGVALDAPTVGLSGGQAARVGLASLLLSRYDVLLLDEPTNDLDLAGLEQLERFVAGLRTGVVLVSHDREFLSRTVTRVVELDLAQQLVRVHDGGYEAYLTEREVARRHAREEFEEFADTKAGLEARARMQRNWMAKGVRDSIKKSKDGDKHIKAHNRASSEKQAAKAKQTERRIERLEVVEEPRKEWELRMEIAAAPRAGAVVATLRGAVVRRGAFTLGPVDLQVDWGDRVAITGANGSGKSTLLAALLGRVPVDEGSASLGSGVRLGEVDQVRGLFLGDEPLAAAFGAEVPDLPDAEVRTLLAKFGLRADHVLRPAGTLSPGERTRAALALLQARGVNVLVLDEPTNHLDLPAIEQLEQALADYPGTLLLVTHDRRMLEAVHTTRRFEVAAGQVREG; the protein is encoded by the coding sequence GTGTCCGCCACCCTGCTCGCCCGTGGTCTGGCCGCCGGTCACGGCGCCCGGGTCCTGTTCACCGACCTCGACCTGGTCGTCGCCCCCGGCGACGTCGTCGGCCTGGTCGGGGTGAACGGCGCCGGCAAGTCCACCCTGCTGCAGACCCTCGCCGGCGTGCTCCCGGCCGAGGCGGGCGAGATCGCGCTCAGCCCGCCGTCGGCGACCGTCGGCTACCTGCCGCAGGAGGCCGAACGGCGTCCGGGCGAGACGGTGCTCGACGCGCTGGCCCGCCGCACCGGGGTGGCCGCGGCCCAGGTGGCGATGGACGAGGCGCTCGAGCGGCTCAGCGAGGGCGCCCCCGGCGCCGACGACCGCTACGGCGACGCGCTCGAGCGCTGGCTCGCCCTGGGTGGCGCCGACCTGGCCGAGCGCGCCGAGGAGGTCGTCGCGGCGGTGGCGCCGGGGGTGGCGCTGGACGCACCGACCGTCGGCCTCTCCGGCGGCCAGGCCGCCCGGGTCGGGCTGGCCTCGCTGCTGCTGTCCCGGTACGACGTGCTGCTGCTCGACGAGCCCACCAACGACCTGGACCTGGCCGGCCTGGAGCAGCTGGAGCGGTTCGTCGCCGGCCTGCGCACCGGGGTGGTGCTGGTCAGCCACGACCGCGAGTTCCTCTCCCGCACCGTCACCCGGGTGGTCGAGCTGGACCTGGCCCAGCAGCTGGTCCGGGTGCACGACGGCGGTTACGAGGCGTACCTGACCGAGCGGGAGGTGGCCCGCCGGCACGCCCGCGAGGAGTTCGAGGAGTTCGCCGACACCAAGGCCGGCCTGGAGGCCCGCGCCCGGATGCAGCGCAACTGGATGGCCAAGGGCGTCCGGGACTCGATCAAGAAGTCCAAGGACGGCGACAAGCACATCAAGGCGCACAACCGGGCCTCGTCGGAGAAGCAGGCGGCGAAGGCCAAGCAGACCGAGCGGCGGATCGAGCGGCTGGAGGTCGTCGAGGAGCCGCGCAAGGAGTGGGAGCTGCGGATGGAGATCGCCGCGGCGCCCCGGGCCGGCGCGGTGGTGGCGACGCTGCGCGGCGCGGTCGTCCGCCGGGGCGCGTTCACCCTCGGCCCGGTCGACCTGCAGGTCGACTGGGGCGACCGGGTGGCGATCACCGGCGCCAACGGGTCGGGCAAGAGCACCCTGCTGGCGGCGCTGCTGGGCCGGGTGCCGGTCGACGAGGGCTCGGCGTCGCTGGGCTCGGGTGTCCGGCTGGGCGAGGTGGACCAGGTGCGCGGGCTCTTCCTCGGCGACGAGCCGCTGGCCGCTGCCTTCGGCGCCGAGGTGCCCGACCTGCCCGACGCCGAGGTGCGCACCCTGCTGGCCAAGTTCGGGTTGCGCGCCGACCACGTGCTGCGCCCGGCCGGCACGCTCTCGCCCGGCGAGCGCACCCGGGCGGCGCTGGCGCTGCTGCAGGCCCGCGGCGTGAACGTGCTGGTGCTCGACGAGCCGACCAACCACCTGGACCTGCCGGCGATCGAGCAGCTGGAGCAGGCGCTGGCCGACTACCCGGGCACCCTGCTGCTGGTGACCCACGACCGCCGGATGCTCGAGGCGGTGCACACCACGCGGCGCTTCGAGGTGGCGGCCGGGCAGGTGCGCGAGGGCTGA
- a CDS encoding universal stress protein: MSAYRTVVVGTDGSESSLRAVARAGALAGACGATLVIACAYLPTEADDRELQRAQDVLGEEAYQVVGSSPAEETVRVAGERATAAGAGPVRTVAVVGSPVEALLDVVRREDADLLVVGNRGLTSIKGRLLGSVPADATRRSACDVLVVHTTG; this comes from the coding sequence GTGAGCGCCTACCGCACGGTGGTCGTCGGTACCGACGGCTCGGAGTCCTCGCTGCGCGCCGTGGCCCGGGCCGGTGCCCTCGCCGGCGCCTGCGGCGCCACGCTGGTCATCGCCTGCGCCTACCTGCCCACCGAGGCCGACGACCGGGAGCTGCAGCGGGCCCAGGACGTGCTGGGGGAGGAGGCCTACCAGGTGGTGGGCTCGTCACCGGCCGAGGAGACGGTGCGCGTCGCCGGCGAGCGGGCGACCGCAGCCGGGGCCGGCCCCGTGCGCACCGTCGCCGTCGTCGGCTCGCCGGTCGAGGCCCTGCTGGACGTCGTCCGCCGGGAGGACGCCGACCTGCTGGTGGTCGGCAACCGCGGGCTCACCAGCATCAAGGGCCGGCTGCTGGGCTCGGTGCCGGCCGACGCCACCCGCCGCTCGGCGTGCGACGTGCTCGTCGTGCACACCACGGGCTGA
- a CDS encoding adenylate/guanylate cyclase domain-containing protein: protein MPPSEPGPPDPGGTDPREALERLLLDGPRRYTRAQVAELAGVPAERTRRLWRALGFADVADDDPAFTDADVTALSRLSALIDSGFVASGEEASVARAMGQSLSRLADWQTDLLAAVLGGADDDGSGTGSAAAVVASAEQLLPLMRELQDYVWRRHLAANAGRLFLDGPGAVDRRELAVGFADLVGYTSRTRGMGGRELGAMVEDFEGLAADVIARYRGRVVKTVGDGVLFTCPEPVDAVEIGLRLPEEWSAADRPPLRVGAAYGTVLTRLGDVYSPVVNLASRLTSVARPSTVLVDQQLARRLRGVPGYRVRPLRRVSVRGYDHLQPWLVRRRDTAEDAVPGVAALEELLDEIADDVLADDWEEQEWDEGDWDAGHGPATG from the coding sequence CTGCCGCCGTCCGAGCCCGGGCCCCCCGACCCGGGCGGCACCGACCCCCGCGAGGCCCTCGAGCGGCTGCTGCTCGACGGGCCCCGCCGCTACACCCGGGCGCAGGTCGCCGAGCTGGCCGGGGTGCCCGCGGAGCGCACCCGCCGGCTGTGGCGGGCGCTCGGGTTCGCCGACGTCGCCGACGACGACCCGGCCTTCACCGACGCCGACGTCACCGCGCTGTCCCGGCTGTCGGCGCTGATCGACTCCGGCTTCGTGGCGTCCGGCGAGGAGGCCTCGGTCGCCCGGGCGATGGGGCAGTCGCTGTCCCGGCTCGCCGACTGGCAGACCGACCTGCTGGCCGCGGTGCTCGGCGGTGCGGACGACGACGGCTCGGGAACCGGCTCCGCCGCCGCCGTCGTCGCCTCCGCCGAGCAGCTGCTGCCGCTGATGCGCGAGCTGCAGGACTACGTCTGGCGGCGGCACCTGGCGGCCAACGCCGGCCGGCTGTTCCTGGACGGCCCCGGCGCGGTCGACCGGCGCGAGCTGGCCGTCGGGTTCGCCGACCTCGTGGGCTACACCTCCCGCACCCGCGGCATGGGCGGCCGGGAGCTGGGCGCGATGGTCGAGGACTTCGAGGGCCTGGCCGCCGACGTCATCGCCCGGTACCGCGGCCGGGTGGTCAAGACCGTGGGCGACGGCGTGCTGTTCACCTGCCCGGAGCCGGTGGACGCGGTGGAGATCGGGCTGCGGCTGCCCGAGGAGTGGAGCGCCGCCGACCGCCCGCCGCTGCGGGTCGGCGCCGCCTACGGCACGGTGCTCACCCGGCTCGGCGACGTCTACTCCCCGGTGGTCAACCTGGCCAGTCGGCTGACCTCGGTGGCCCGGCCCTCGACGGTGCTGGTCGACCAGCAGCTGGCCCGGCGGCTGCGCGGGGTGCCGGGCTACCGGGTGCGCCCGCTGCGCCGGGTGTCGGTGCGCGGGTACGACCACCTGCAGCCGTGGCTGGTCCGCCGGCGGGACACCGCCGAGGACGCCGTCCCCGGGGTCGCGGCCCTCGAGGAGCTGCTCGACGAGATCGCCGACGACGTGCTCGCCGACGACTGGGAGGAGCAGGAGTGGGACGAGGGCGACTGGGACGCCGGCCACGGCCCGGCCACCGGCTGA
- a CDS encoding ABC transporter ATP-binding protein, with amino-acid sequence MPTPGLPADAKEDEISSGTRSALDPVRVDVSGLTKTFGSVRAVDDLSFTVEPGQVTGFLGPNGAGKTTTLRMALGLITPDRGTATFNGAPYTSLPEPTRRVGAVLETAFHPARSGRNHLRVYCRTAGLPLSRADEVLDQVGLGPAGARKAGGYSLGMRQRLGLATALLGDPGVLVLDEPANGLDPEGIQWLRGFLRHLAHEEGRTVLVSSHLLAEVEQTADRVVIVGAGRLVRQGSLDELRSGSAGSVLVRSPQAAALAELLRTPTSTVTGTDGHADGLTVTGLPVEEVGRRAFAGGIELHELRAHTSGLEEVYFRLTAGQEQYAAGAPGTTGRGAS; translated from the coding sequence ATGCCGACGCCGGGCCTGCCGGCGGATGCGAAGGAGGACGAGATCAGCAGCGGCACTCGGTCCGCCCTCGACCCCGTCCGGGTCGACGTCAGCGGCCTCACCAAGACCTTCGGCAGCGTCCGCGCGGTCGACGACCTCAGCTTCACCGTCGAGCCGGGGCAGGTGACCGGGTTCCTCGGTCCCAACGGCGCCGGCAAGACCACGACGCTCCGGATGGCCCTTGGGCTCATCACCCCCGACCGCGGGACGGCGACCTTCAACGGCGCCCCCTACACCTCCCTCCCCGAGCCGACCCGGCGGGTGGGCGCGGTGCTGGAGACCGCGTTCCACCCGGCCCGCAGCGGCCGCAACCACCTGCGCGTCTACTGCCGGACGGCGGGCCTGCCGCTCTCCCGGGCCGACGAGGTGCTCGACCAGGTCGGACTCGGCCCGGCCGGCGCGCGCAAGGCCGGCGGCTACTCCCTGGGCATGCGCCAGCGGCTCGGTCTCGCCACCGCCCTGCTCGGCGACCCGGGCGTGCTGGTGCTCGACGAGCCGGCCAACGGCCTGGACCCCGAGGGCATCCAGTGGCTGCGCGGCTTCCTCCGCCACCTGGCGCACGAGGAGGGCCGCACGGTGCTGGTCTCCAGCCACCTGCTGGCCGAGGTCGAGCAGACCGCCGACCGGGTGGTCATCGTCGGCGCCGGCCGGCTGGTCCGGCAGGGCTCGCTGGACGAGCTCCGCTCGGGCAGCGCCGGCAGCGTGCTGGTGCGCAGCCCGCAGGCGGCCGCGCTGGCCGAGCTGCTGCGCACCCCCACCTCGACCGTCACCGGCACCGACGGGCACGCCGACGGGCTGACCGTCACCGGGCTGCCGGTCGAGGAGGTCGGCCGCCGCGCCTTCGCCGGCGGCATCGAGCTGCACGAGCTGCGGGCGCACACCAGCGGCCTGGAAGAGGTGTACTTCCGGCTCACCGCCGGCCAGGAGCAGTACGCCGCCGGGGCCCCCGGCACGACCGGACGAGGAGCCTCCTGA